Sequence from the Opitutaceae bacterium genome:
CGTATACGTTATCGCCTTATCTTTCGAAAACGGATCCTTCATCAATTCCCAGCTTGGCCTCGGGGGCGACACTTGGAACTCGGGGAAACCCGTCGCCCGTTTTTGCCACCATTCGAGCGCCGCTTTCACGGCGAGTGCTAAGCCAGACCATTCATCTGCAGCTTCACTCTTCGCTGGTGTCATTTTCGATTCTGCTGCTGTCGCAGCGTGCCCGAAGCTACAGGCTGCACAACAGACGACCGCAATCCAAACAGCTCTGAGCACGTTAGAGTTCATTTCACGCGCGAGCAGTCCCAACCGTTGAGTTCCGACGAAGCCGCATCTAGCTGCGACATGATCGAACTGGTTGCCTTCTGCCCGTAATCATTGGTGGCTTTCCCGGTCGCCAAGTTCGTCCCGTGATTCGGCACTGTGCCGAGATAGTTTTGGAACCTGTCTGGAAGCCCGAAGATTTGTGGAAGATTGTAGCTCGGAAGCGCTCGATCTGTCAGCTGCCGCACCAATGCTTCTTCGAATCGCCCAGTTTGACCCGCTGGAACGGGCCCGGGAGGAGCCGGATTATTGAAGTGCAAAGTCTCGTGGATTAGCGTCGAAGCTCCGAAGTCAACAGTCGAACCACCGTAATTGAACCGTGAGTTCGCTAATGTGTTTGCGAGATTCGAGTAGTTACCTGGAAACAAATAGATTACTCCTGTCGCTTCATTCGATGTCCCTGCAGTCATGGCTGTCGCTGCTTGGAGATTCGAAGAGAGCTGGTCTGACGCCACCTCGCGAACAGTGCGACTACCGTTCTGTAGAGCCTCCACAAGTGCTCGACCTGCTTCAGTTCCACAGAGTTTCTTCATCAAATCGAGTGGTGCCTCCTTCGCTCTCTTGTTTTGAGGAACTCCGCCACCCC
This genomic interval carries:
- a CDS encoding RHS repeat-associated core domain-containing protein, with the protein product GLLTHAHGTKEYFSDLGLYNYGRRFYDPKSGRFIGRDPIQENGGLNLYAFVRNNPANLWDYLGMIEDGMCWSQSSLLAVPCGSTLDTGMTMDPVFVTSPGGRYFEKGGWDNAVKLELFVVEAPMWRPPSVEINFDGVLSPPRNNAGSTFPGYMGGGGVPQNKRAKEAPLDLMKKLCGTEAGRALVEALQNGSRTVREVASDQLSSNLQAATAMTAGTSNEATGVIYLFPGNYSNLANTLANSRFNYGGSTVDFGASTLIHETLHFNNPAPPGPVPAGQTGRFEEALVRQLTDRALPSYNLPQIFGLPDRFQNYLGTVPNHGTNLATGKATNDYGQKATSSIMSQLDAASSELNGWDCSRVK